In Carya illinoinensis cultivar Pawnee chromosome 10, C.illinoinensisPawnee_v1, whole genome shotgun sequence, one DNA window encodes the following:
- the LOC122278568 gene encoding transcription factor TFIIIB component B''-like, with product MHSQAPELVPSDTGYANVNSVSAFPADDLQDNSMRFDDFITLDPTSEISMNEESINLAKNSYSDGPVLRDTLHSEDVPEILTELDSNCRRGEASTSSDLLQKCTRSATVDEENNDGKSSGNLNNDGKSLRKLRKKVSFQLIDEPDGEVNENGGFSGEPPTDSNIGEVEDRDDEDEYRVESDEEFRVESMSQKKRAPRKSKKSGVENGKPVQKRKKANEAADQSTKEPPKKFSHSTRRNRRHVDKVLLETPEDEIDPQRLPIKDLILLAEYKERLASKEAETSKTPLTNLRSYNSFPKESSYNGEATFVSEQGRGSDDQPSYEVPTDPFINYQSFMDKTPSTRWSKQDTELFYEAVRQFGTDFSMIQQLFPGRTRHQVKLKFKKEERHHPIRLSEALTSRAKDHSHFQLVIERLQQASQAEDAYVDDEVARTGKEEEEIVELTTQAKEEVAKPEQDGEVVVEDHEADLGEVHSPAKSDVGDDNLYDWSQYKSDY from the exons ATGCATTCACAAGCTCCTGAGTTGGTTCCTTCTGACACTGGATATGCGAATGTGAACTCAGTTTCTGCCTTCCCAGCTGACGATTTACAAGATAACTCCATGAGGTTTGATGATTTTATTACATTGGACCCAACCTCAGAAATTTCAATGAACGAAGAATCAATAAATCTTGCCAAAAATTCTTACTCGGATGGCCCCGTTCTGAGGGATACTCTGCATTCAGAGGATGTTCCTGAAATTCTAACGGAACTG GATTCTAACTGTAGAAGAGGAGAAGCTTCTACATCATCAGATCTTCTTCAAAAATGCACAAGATCTGCTACAGTTGATGAAGAGAACAATGATGGCAAATCGTCGGGAAATCTAAACAATGATGGCAAATCGTTGAGAAAGTTAAGGAAAAAAGTATCTTTTCAACTTATCGACGAGCCAGATGGTGAGGTTAATGAAAATGGGGGCTTCTCTGGTGAACCTCCCACTGATTCTAATATAGGCGAAGTTGAGGACCGtgatgatgaggatgaatatAGAGTGGAAAGTGATGAGGAATTTAGAGTGGAAAGTATGTCCCAGAAGAAAAGGGCTCCTAGAAAGTCAAAGAAATCTGGGGTTGAAAATGGTAAACCCGTACAAAAGCGCAAGAAGGCCAATGAAGCAGCTGACCAGTCGACCAAAGAACCTCCCAAAAAATTTTCTCATTCAACGCGTCGAAACAGGAGACATG TGGATAAGGTGTTACTTGAAACACCAGAGGATGAAATTGACCCTCAAAGGTTGCCTATCAAGGATCTCATTTTGCTCGCTGAGTACAAGGAGCGACTAGCG AGCAAAGAGGCAGAAACGTCAAAAACACCCTTGACCAATTTAAG GTCTTACAATTCCTTTCCTAAGGAATCATCTTACAATGGAGAGGCTACTTTTGTTTCAGAACAAGGCAGAGGTTCTGATGATCAACCAAGTTATGAGGTTCCAACTGACCCTTTCATTAATTACCAGTCTTTCATGGACAAAACTCCCAGTACAAGATGGTCAAAACAAGACACAGAACTGTTCTATGAG GCTGTTCGGCAGTTTGGGACAGATTTTTCTATGATACAACAACTTTTTCCCGGTCGAACTCGTCATCAAGTCAAGTTGAAATTTAAGAAGGAAGAGCGTCATCATCCAATACGGCTTTCTGAAGCCCTAACCAGTCGTGCTAAAG ATCATTCCCATTTCCAGTTGGTGATTGAGCGGTTGCAGCAAGCTTCTCAGGCAGAAGATGCTTATGTAGATGACGAGGTTGCAAGGACAggcaaggaggaggaggagatagTGGAATTGACTACTCAAGCGAAG GAGGAAGTGGCAAAACCTGAGCAGGATGGGGAAGTAGTCGTTGAAGATCATGAAGCAGATTTGGGTGAAGTTCATAGTCCTGCGAAGTCTGATGTAGGCGATGATAACCTCTATGACTGGAGTCAatataaaagtgattattag